Proteins found in one Aethina tumida isolate Nest 87 chromosome 1, icAetTumi1.1, whole genome shotgun sequence genomic segment:
- the LOC109595819 gene encoding protein 4.1 homolog isoform X4, protein MPEAKKMAVDNDASPKKGGAARVARTGNALAQVTMLDGSVLDISIERKATGKDLLDRVCEAINLIEKDYFGLIYSDRHDPRNWLDLEKRISKFMKSEPWNFSFEVKFYPPDPSQLQEDITRYQLCLQIRNDILNNRLPCSFVTHALLGSYLVQSELGDYDPDTMTSQDYLKEFKFAPNQTRELEEKVAELHKTHRGQTPAQAELHYLENAKKLAMYGVDLHPAKDSEGLDIMLGVCASGLLVYRDRLRINRFAWPKILKISYKRHNFYIKIRPGEFEQFESTIGFKLANHRAAKKLWKTCVEHHTFFRLMSPEINQKSSLFPKLGSKFRYSGRTHYETKKTPIDRPAPQFQRSLTGKRLTSRSMDPLGGVRPEDEYNEANKRHTMSHPPEHIPDVDNQSPAKVKSPKDKEKDKLARKFSAGSAKSGSSVSSVEGEYEADKNQKKPIGGVAVLPSAGLKKKEKDDKDKENSAPDQNGTDTESQLNSSAENEKTPKDKREKSKSPGFLFGSKRDKSPKDKKEKEKVAASPKDKKEKEKIAASADDKGGPPMGSPQLPGYTRDYDYEAPESEATPRKPYAQGFSYEKPNSPKSDPESQQSPTTKKATATAFNYAPGDVDKLKKGPDFKSPKDDTAAFLAGEQYLHHAPPDDKNKARANAGGVGAAAAAAGAPVAAAVPVAGKNTKPVKLFVITGPKDPKTNRIDLEAASLDTSVGQQNEDSGLVDSKYGLIDPSNGTVVITDPVTGQKEVVQGQVNPATKQIIITSGAIIDPKTGKKNNALGQIISISDQKRKPGASPLVIAPKKRIIKITVVTSKKDPKSGKIDAEKGHSEVVEAVLDPVSGQIECKYGLIDPVNNKIVHKDPKTGKGEISTIDVDPSLNHILIKDGVYDPKTNKLDSGSGRLVKISELDDTVVPVTAVTARRDPKTGQLDPSQSHQETTNGKLDPKNKLIITKYGVIDIIHKKISIRDPKTGQVSEHPVQFDDNGNFIVLSGVVDPRTNQVDNNLSLVLQVGQELDPEVEVVSMCGKVDKKGLDPKSASPVETSEALFNPDNDKVFTKYGMFDPINETFTFIDPKTGKTEIKYGQRDPNSGEILFKGVVNPKTGKVDNNFGRTFKIQIKQVPKNYQFDESIINVTTQTVYIYSMVDPKTGKIVQVDPNDPLVKSGNTKVTQVLTLSGEIDPVTGKIHTEWGHIDPQTGDIDPKTARKDPVTGELILNYAQIDPNHFSDLKDTKVKVKTYTTTEDRSSGESSDDDLSEYGVDNLQTLTANLGIHKGKKAAGPTTPVIVKTTTKQIVTKDKDGVTQNIEERVEDGRTGEVTYSTQINKADAPLADDGKSPFVTARAVTTRTATTHEDLGTNARTQQLEEKTVATSMTSSATRQEQRTVTQEVKTTSTVVSGDQLGRRGSISSTSSGDSGTPIDPPDDPNHPYYNSAIYKETPEGIVQTETVVYNVDPTVYRTSTTDVPVVATESRKVQLSSDDGNYSATGEIVSTQTISSKTRTVETITYKTERDGVVETRVEQKITIQSDGDPIDHDRALAEAIQEATAMNPDMTVEKIEIQQQSAQQQ, encoded by the exons ATGCCTGAAGCAAAGAAAATGGCAGTTGATAATGATGCATCGCCGAAGAAAGGGGGCGCAGCGAGGGTGGCTCGCACCGGCAACGCCCTCGCCCAAGTGACCATGCTGGACGGTTCCGTCTTGGATATCAGCATCGAGCGCAAAGCCACCGGCAAGGACCTACTCGACCGAGTCTGCGAGGCCATCAATCTCATCGAGAAAGACTATTTCGGATTGATCTACTCCGACAGGCACGATCCACGCAATTGGCTCGACCTCGAGAAAAGAATATCCAAGTTCATGAAAT CGGAGCCCTGGAACTTCAGCTTCGAAGTGAAATTCTATCCCCCAGATCCGTCCCAACTCCAGGAGGACATCACCCGCTACCAGTTGTGCCTCCAGATCCGCAACGACATCCTCAACAACAGGCTACCGTGTTCGTTCGTCACCCACGCGCTCCTCGGCTCCTATCTGGTGCAATCCGAGCTCGGTGATTACGACCCGGACACGATGACGTCTCAGGACTATCTGAAGGAGTTCAAGTTTGCCCCCAATCAGACGCGAGAGCTCGAGGAAAAAGTGGCGGAGTTACATAAAACCCACAGGGGTCAGACGCCCGCACAAGCTGAGTTGCATTACTTAGAAAATGCGAAGAAGCTGGCGATGTACGGCGTAGACTTACATCCGGCCAAGGACTCCGAAGGCTTGGACATCATGCTGGGGGTGTGCGCCTCCGGTTTGCTCGTATACAGGGACAGACTGCGCATAAACCGATTCGCGTGGCcgaaaattttgaagattaGCTACAAACGGCATAATTTCTATATCAAGATCCGACCCGGAGAGTTCGAGCAATTCGAATCAACAATCGGTTTTAAATTGGCCAACCATCGGGCGGCCAAGAAACTCTGGAAGACTTGCGTCGAACATCATACTTTCTTCAG ATTGATGTCGCCAGAAATCAATCAAAAGTCGTCGCTTTTCCCGAAACTAGGCTCGAAATTCCGCTACTCCGGACGAACACACTATGAAACGAAGAAAACACCCATCGATAGACCGGCCCCTCAATTCCAGAGGTCCCTTACTGGCAAGAGGTTGACTTCCAGAAGTATGGATC ctCTCGGAGGGGTACGGCCTGAAGACGAATATAACGAAGCGAATAAACGACACACAATGTCGCATCCGCCAGAACATATTCCTGACGTCGACAATCAGTCACCAGCGAAAGTGAAATCTCCAAAAGATAAAGAAAAGGACAAG CTTGCAAGGAAATTCAGTGCTGGATCGGCGAAATCAGGCAGCTCTGTTAGTTCAGTAGAGGGAGAATATGAGGCTGACAAAAATCAAAAG AAACCTATAGGAGGCGTAGCAGTTTTGCCGTCCGCGGGACTAAAGAAGAAAGAAAAGGACGACAAAGACAAGGAGAACAGCGCCCCAGACCAAAATGGAACCGATACGGAATCTCAACTCAATTCAAGTGCCGAAAATGAGAAAACTCCCAAGGACAAACGTGAGAAATCGAAG AGTCCCGGTTTTCTATTCGGTTCGAAGCGCGACAAGTCGCCAAAagacaaaaaagaaaaagaaaaggtGGCCGCTTCGCCGaaagataaaaaagaaaaggaaaaaattgCTGCGTCCGCTGATGACAAAGGTGGTCCACCTATGGGTTCACCTCAACTTCCAGGTTACACCCGTGACTACGATTATGAGGCGCCCGAAAGCGAAGCCACACCGAGAAAGCCGTATGCCCAGGGCTTCAGCTACGAAAAACCGAATAGTCCGAAGAGCGATCCGGAAAGTCAACAGTCTCCGACCACCAAGAAAGCGACCGCTACGGCATTCAATTATGCCCCCGGCGACGTGGATAAACTGAAAAAGGGTCCAGATTTCAAGAGTCCAAAGGACGATACAGCCGCATTTTTGGCCGGAGAACAATATCTTCACCATGCTCCTCCGGATGACAAGAACAAAGCCCGTGCCAATGCAGGTGGCGTTGGTGCAGCCGCCGCAGCTGCCGGTGCTCCAGTTGCTGCTGCAGTACCAGTCGCTGGAAAGAACACGAAACCAGTCAAATTGTTCGTTATTACGGGACCCAAAGACCCTAAAACTAACAGAATCGATTTGGAGGCTGCATCTCTTGATACATCAGTGGGTCAACAGAACGAGGATTCGGGTCTTGTAGACTCAAAATATGGCTTAATTGATCCATCCAACGGTACCGTAGTAATTACCGATCCAGTCACTGGCCAAAAGGAAGTTGTACAAGGACAAGTTAATCCTGCTaccaaacaaattattatcaccTCCGGCGCTATAATTGACCCCAAAACGGGCAAAAAGAACAATGCATTAGGACAAATTATCTCAATTTCTGACCAAAAACGAAAACCAGGTGCAAGTCCTCTCGTCATTGCTCCCAAGAAACGTATAATTAAGATTACTGTCGTTACCTCAAAGAAAGATCCAAAATCAG GTAAAATCGATGCTGAGAAAGGACATAGTGAAGTTGTTGAAGCTGTATTAGATCCCGTTTCTGGTCAAATAGAATGTAAATACGGCCTCATTGATCCTGTGAACAATAAGATCGTTCACAAAGATCCAAAGACTGGAAAGGGGGAGATTTCAACTATCGACGTGGACCCATCTCTCAACCATATACTCATTAAAGATGGAGTCTATGACCCGAAAACCAACAAGTTGGACAGTGGTTCAGGACGATTGGTTAAGATTTCCGAATTAGACGACACAGTGGTACCAGTTACTGCTGTTACAGCTAGACGCGATCCCAAAACGGGACAACTGGATCCATCTCAGAGTCATCAAGAAACAACAAATGGAAAACTGGACCCCAAGAATAAACTCATTATTACTAAATATGGTGTTATTGATATAATTCAtaagaaaatttcaattcgCGACCCCAAAACAGGTCAAGTTTCGGAACATCCGGTGCAATTCGATGATAACGGCAACTTTATTGTCCTTTCTGGTGTTGTTGATCCCAGAACCAACCAAGTAGATAACAACTTAAGTCTCGTTCTACAAGTAGGACAAGAATTAGACCCTGAAGTGGAAGTCGTTTCTATGTGTGGAAAAGTGGACAAAAAAGGACTTGACCCCAAGTCTGCGTCACCTGTTGAAACGTCTGAAGCTTTATTCAATCCTGACAATGACAAAGTATTCACTAAATACGGTATGTTTGACCCTATTAACGAGACATTCACATTTATCGACCCCAAGACGGGCAagactgaaataaaatatggtcAACGCGATCCCAACTCTGGAGAGATTTTATTCAAGGGGGTCGTAAATCCGAAAACTGGCAAAGTCGACAACAACTTCGGTCGCACCTTCaagatacaaataaaacaagtcCCGAAGAATTATCAGTTCGACGAGAGCATAATCAACGTCACCACTCAGACTGTTTACATCTACAGCATGGTCGATCCCAAGACCGGCAAAATCGTGCAGGTGGATCCGAACGACCCACTGGTCAAGAGCGGTAACACTAAAGTAACTCAGGTGCTCACATTGTCTGGCGAAATCGATCCGGTGACCGGCAAGATTCATACCGAATGGGGACACATCGATCCACAGACTGGCGATATTGATCCCAAGACCGCCAGAAAGGACCCCGTTACCGGCGAACTGATCTTGAATTATGCTCAAATTGACCCAAACCATTTCTCAGATCTCAAGGACACGAAAGTCAAGGTAAAAACTTACACGACAACGGAGGACAGAAGCTCGGGCGAAAGCAGCGACGACGACTTGAGCGAATATGGGGTTGACAATTTACAGACATTGACTGCAAACTTGGGCATCCATAAGGGCAAAAAAGCGGCGGGACCAACAACACCGGTTATCGTTAAGACTACCACCAAGCAGATCGTGACGAAGGACAAGGACGGCGTCACTCAGAACATCGAGGAACGTGTGGAAGACGGCAGAACCGGCGAGGTCACCTACTCTACACAAATTAACAAG GCTGACGCGCCTCTCGCTGACGACGGCAAGTCGCCATTCGTGACGGCCCGGGCCGTTACCACGCGTACCGCCACCACCCACGAGGACCTCGGTACGAATGCGCGAACCCAACAATTAGAGGAGAAGACGGTAGCAACGTCGATGACGTCCAGCGCCACCAGACAAGAACAACGGACCGTCACGCAGGAGGTGAAGACCACCAGCACCGTGGTCAGCGGAGATCag CTGGGCAGACGAGGCAGCATTAGTTCGACTAGTTCAGGTGACTCCGGCACCCCGATTGACCCTCCAGACGATCCAAATCATCCTTATTACAACAGTGCTATCTACAAG
- the LOC109595819 gene encoding protein 4.1 homolog isoform X1 encodes MPEAKKMAVDNDASPKKGGAARVARTGNALAQVTMLDGSVLDISIERKATGKDLLDRVCEAINLIEKDYFGLIYSDRHDPRNWLDLEKRISKFMKSEPWNFSFEVKFYPPDPSQLQEDITRYQLCLQIRNDILNNRLPCSFVTHALLGSYLVQSELGDYDPDTMTSQDYLKEFKFAPNQTRELEEKVAELHKTHRGQTPAQAELHYLENAKKLAMYGVDLHPAKDSEGLDIMLGVCASGLLVYRDRLRINRFAWPKILKISYKRHNFYIKIRPGEFEQFESTIGFKLANHRAAKKLWKTCVEHHTFFRLMSPEINQKSSLFPKLGSKFRYSGRTHYETKKTPIDRPAPQFQRSLTGKRLTSRSMDPLGGVRPEDEYNEANKRHTMSHPPEHIPDVDNQSPAKVKSPKDKEKDKLARKFSAGSAKSGSSVSSVEGEYEADKNQKKPIGGVAVLPSAGLKKKEKDDKDKENSAPDQNGTDTESQLNSSAENEKTPKDKREKSKSPGFLFGSKRDKSPKDKKEKEKVAASPKDKKEKEKIAASADDKGGPPMGSPQLPGYTRDYDYEAPESEATPRKPYAQGFSYEKPNSPKSDPESQQSPTTKKATATAFNYAPGDVDKLKKGPDFKSPKDDTAAFLAGEQYLHHAPPDDKNKARANAGGVGAAAAAAGAPVAAAVPVAGKNTKPVKLFVITGPKDPKTNRIDLEAASLDTSVGQQNEDSGLVDSKYGLIDPSNGTVVITDPVTGQKEVVQGQVNPATKQIIITSGAIIDPKTGKKNNALGQIISISDQKRKPGASPLVIAPKKRIIKITVVTSKKDPKSGRIEAEKGHSEVVEAVLDPITGQIECKYGLIDPVNSKIVHKDPKTGKGEVYPIEVDSTLNQIVIKEGVHDPKTNKLDNGLGQLVKISEVGDSVVPITAVTAKRDPKTGQLDPSQSHKETTNGKLDAKNGLIYTKYGVINVKNKRISIRDPKTGKIAEHPIQLDGNDNVIVLSGVVDPRTNQVDNNLSQILQVGQEIDPEVQVISVCGKVDKKGLDPKSASPVETSPALYNSDNDKVFTKYGMFDPVNETLTFIDPKTGKTETKHGQRDPNSGEILFKGVVNPKIGKIDNNFGRTIKVQVKEPEVAPGVKELIPDQVNGSTVTDPQASKSNLAGSLPVREDPAVKKKETDKDQYLQQSTSEDKNKARVTPVAGTAVTSSTAADPSTAAVSALVPAVGKGTKQVKLFVITGPKDPKTHRIDLEAVSLDTSVGQLNEESGLVDSKYGLIDPTNGTIVITDPVTGQKEVVQGQVNPATKQIVVTSGAIIDPKTGKKNNALGQILTISDQKRKPDASPLVVAPKKRIIKIIVITSKKDPKTGKIDAEKGHSEVVEAVLDPVSGQIECKYGLIDPVNNKIVHKDPKTGKGEISTIDVDPSLNHILIKDGVYDPKTNKLDSGSGRLVKISELDDTVVPVTAVTARRDPKTGQLDPSQSHQETTNGKLDPKNKLIITKYGVIDIIHKKISIRDPKTGQVSEHPVQFDDNGNFIVLSGVVDPRTNQVDNNLSLVLQVGQELDPEVEVVSMCGKVDKKGLDPKSASPVETSEALFNPDNDKVFTKYGMFDPINETFTFIDPKTGKTEIKYGQRDPNSGEILFKGVVNPKTGKVDNNFGRTFKIQIKQVPKNYQFDESIINVTTQTVYIYSMVDPKTGKIVQVDPNDPLVKSGNTKVTQVLTLSGEIDPVTGKIHTEWGHIDPQTGDIDPKTARKDPVTGELILNYAQIDPNHFSDLKDTKVKVKTYTTTEDRSSGESSDDDLSEYGVDNLQTLTANLGIHKGKKAAGPTTPVIVKTTTKQIVTKDKDGVTQNIEERVEDGRTGEVTYSTQINKADAPLADDGKSPFVTARAVTTRTATTHEDLGTNARTQQLEEKTVATSMTSSATRQEQRTVTQEVKTTSTVVSGDQLGRRGSISSTSSGDSGTPIDPPDDPNHPYYNSAIYKETPEGIVQTETVVYNVDPTVYRTSTTDVPVVATESRKVQLSSDDGNYSATGEIVSTQTISSKTRTVETITYKTERDGVVETRVEQKITIQSDGDPIDHDRALAEAIQEATAMNPDMTVEKIEIQQQSAQQQ; translated from the exons ATGCCTGAAGCAAAGAAAATGGCAGTTGATAATGATGCATCGCCGAAGAAAGGGGGCGCAGCGAGGGTGGCTCGCACCGGCAACGCCCTCGCCCAAGTGACCATGCTGGACGGTTCCGTCTTGGATATCAGCATCGAGCGCAAAGCCACCGGCAAGGACCTACTCGACCGAGTCTGCGAGGCCATCAATCTCATCGAGAAAGACTATTTCGGATTGATCTACTCCGACAGGCACGATCCACGCAATTGGCTCGACCTCGAGAAAAGAATATCCAAGTTCATGAAAT CGGAGCCCTGGAACTTCAGCTTCGAAGTGAAATTCTATCCCCCAGATCCGTCCCAACTCCAGGAGGACATCACCCGCTACCAGTTGTGCCTCCAGATCCGCAACGACATCCTCAACAACAGGCTACCGTGTTCGTTCGTCACCCACGCGCTCCTCGGCTCCTATCTGGTGCAATCCGAGCTCGGTGATTACGACCCGGACACGATGACGTCTCAGGACTATCTGAAGGAGTTCAAGTTTGCCCCCAATCAGACGCGAGAGCTCGAGGAAAAAGTGGCGGAGTTACATAAAACCCACAGGGGTCAGACGCCCGCACAAGCTGAGTTGCATTACTTAGAAAATGCGAAGAAGCTGGCGATGTACGGCGTAGACTTACATCCGGCCAAGGACTCCGAAGGCTTGGACATCATGCTGGGGGTGTGCGCCTCCGGTTTGCTCGTATACAGGGACAGACTGCGCATAAACCGATTCGCGTGGCcgaaaattttgaagattaGCTACAAACGGCATAATTTCTATATCAAGATCCGACCCGGAGAGTTCGAGCAATTCGAATCAACAATCGGTTTTAAATTGGCCAACCATCGGGCGGCCAAGAAACTCTGGAAGACTTGCGTCGAACATCATACTTTCTTCAG ATTGATGTCGCCAGAAATCAATCAAAAGTCGTCGCTTTTCCCGAAACTAGGCTCGAAATTCCGCTACTCCGGACGAACACACTATGAAACGAAGAAAACACCCATCGATAGACCGGCCCCTCAATTCCAGAGGTCCCTTACTGGCAAGAGGTTGACTTCCAGAAGTATGGATC ctCTCGGAGGGGTACGGCCTGAAGACGAATATAACGAAGCGAATAAACGACACACAATGTCGCATCCGCCAGAACATATTCCTGACGTCGACAATCAGTCACCAGCGAAAGTGAAATCTCCAAAAGATAAAGAAAAGGACAAG CTTGCAAGGAAATTCAGTGCTGGATCGGCGAAATCAGGCAGCTCTGTTAGTTCAGTAGAGGGAGAATATGAGGCTGACAAAAATCAAAAG AAACCTATAGGAGGCGTAGCAGTTTTGCCGTCCGCGGGACTAAAGAAGAAAGAAAAGGACGACAAAGACAAGGAGAACAGCGCCCCAGACCAAAATGGAACCGATACGGAATCTCAACTCAATTCAAGTGCCGAAAATGAGAAAACTCCCAAGGACAAACGTGAGAAATCGAAG AGTCCCGGTTTTCTATTCGGTTCGAAGCGCGACAAGTCGCCAAAagacaaaaaagaaaaagaaaaggtGGCCGCTTCGCCGaaagataaaaaagaaaaggaaaaaattgCTGCGTCCGCTGATGACAAAGGTGGTCCACCTATGGGTTCACCTCAACTTCCAGGTTACACCCGTGACTACGATTATGAGGCGCCCGAAAGCGAAGCCACACCGAGAAAGCCGTATGCCCAGGGCTTCAGCTACGAAAAACCGAATAGTCCGAAGAGCGATCCGGAAAGTCAACAGTCTCCGACCACCAAGAAAGCGACCGCTACGGCATTCAATTATGCCCCCGGCGACGTGGATAAACTGAAAAAGGGTCCAGATTTCAAGAGTCCAAAGGACGATACAGCCGCATTTTTGGCCGGAGAACAATATCTTCACCATGCTCCTCCGGATGACAAGAACAAAGCCCGTGCCAATGCAGGTGGCGTTGGTGCAGCCGCCGCAGCTGCCGGTGCTCCAGTTGCTGCTGCAGTACCAGTCGCTGGAAAGAACACGAAACCAGTCAAATTGTTCGTTATTACGGGACCCAAAGACCCTAAAACTAACAGAATCGATTTGGAGGCTGCATCTCTTGATACATCAGTGGGTCAACAGAACGAGGATTCGGGTCTTGTAGACTCAAAATATGGCTTAATTGATCCATCCAACGGTACCGTAGTAATTACCGATCCAGTCACTGGCCAAAAGGAAGTTGTACAAGGACAAGTTAATCCTGCTaccaaacaaattattatcaccTCCGGCGCTATAATTGACCCCAAAACGGGCAAAAAGAACAATGCATTAGGACAAATTATCTCAATTTCTGACCAAAAACGAAAACCAGGTGCAAGTCCTCTCGTCATTGCTCCCAAGAAACGTATAATTAAGATTACTGTCGTTACCTCAAAGAAAGATCCAAAATCAGGTAGAATTGAAGCTGAGAAAGGACATAGTGAAGTTGTAGAAGCCGTCTTGGATCCAATTACTGGTCAAATCGAATGTAAATACGGTCTAATTGACCCCGTGAACtccaaaattgttcataagGATCCCAAGACTGGAAAGGGAGAAGTTTATCCTATCGAAGTTGATTCAACCCTCAACCAGATAGTGATTAAAGAAGGTGTCCATGATCCAAAAACTAACAAACTGGATAATGGTTTGGGGCAGTTGGTTAAAATTTCTGAAGTGGGCGATTCAGTCGTCCCTATTACAGCTGTTACGGCTAAACGTGATCCTAAAACAGGACAATTGGACCCTTCACAAAGTCATAAAGAGACAACCAATGGAAAGTTGGATGCTAAGAATGGGctcatttatacaaaatatggtGTTATTAATGTGAAGAACAAGAGGATTTCAATACGCGATCCCAAGACTGGTAAAATTGCAGAACATCCTATTCAGTTGGATGGCAATGATAACGTTATTGTCCTGTCTGGAGTTGTTGATCCAAGAACCAATCAGGTGGACAACAATCTGAGTCAGATTTTACAGGTCGGGCAAGAAATAGACCCTGAAGTACAAGTAATTTCTGTGTGTGGAAAAGTGGACAAAAAAGGTCTCGATCCCAAATCCGCATCTCCCGTTGAAACATCACCAGCTTTGTACAATTCAGACAATGATAAAGTGTTCACTAAGTATGGAATGTTTGATCCTGTCAACGAAACTCTTACATTTATTGATCCTAAAACTGGCAAGACCGAAACAAAACATGGTCAACGCGACCCTAACTCCGgagaaattctttttaaaggCGTTGTAAATCCAAAGATTGGTAAAATCGACAACAACTTTGGCAGAACCATCAAAGTTCAAGTAAAAGAACCTGAGGTGGCGCCGGGAGTTAAAGAACTTATACCGGACCAAGTTAATGGAAGTACCGTTACAGATCCACAAGCAAGTAAGTCCAACTTGGCCGGCAGCTTGCCCGTACGTGAAGACCCTGCTGTTAAAAAGAAGGAAACCGATAAAGATCAGTATCTTCAGCAATCTACTTCAGAAGATAAGAACAAAGCTCGCGTCACTCCAGTTGCTGGTACTGCTGTAACCTCTAGTACCGCTGCTGATCCTAGCACTGCTGCCGTTTCTGCATTAGTGCCGGCCGTTGGAAAGGGCACCAAACAAGTCAAATTGTTCGTTATTACAGGACCTAAAGACCCCAAAACTCACAGAATTGATTTGGAGGCCGTGTCTTTGGACACATCAGTCGGGCAGCTAAACGAGGAATCCGGTCTTGTAGACTCGAAATATGGCTTAATTGATCCAACTAATGGTACTATAGTTATTACTGATCCAGTCACTGGTCAAAAGGAAGTTGTACAGGGACAAGTGAACCCTGCCACCAAACAAATTGTTGTTACTTCCGGTGCAATAATTGATCCAAAAACTGGCAAAAAGAACAATGCATTAGGACAGATTCTCACGATTTCAGATCAAAAACGAAAGCCTGATGCAAGTCCTTTGGTAGTAGCTCCGAAGaaacgtattattaaaataatagtaattacctCAAAGAAAGATCCCAAAACAGGTAAAATCGATGCTGAGAAAGGACATAGTGAAGTTGTTGAAGCTGTATTAGATCCCGTTTCTGGTCAAATAGAATGTAAATACGGCCTCATTGATCCTGTGAACAATAAGATCGTTCACAAAGATCCAAAGACTGGAAAGGGGGAGATTTCAACTATCGACGTGGACCCATCTCTCAACCATATACTCATTAAAGATGGAGTCTATGACCCGAAAACCAACAAGTTGGACAGTGGTTCAGGACGATTGGTTAAGATTTCCGAATTAGACGACACAGTGGTACCAGTTACTGCTGTTACAGCTAGACGCGATCCCAAAACGGGACAACTGGATCCATCTCAGAGTCATCAAGAAACAACAAATGGAAAACTGGACCCCAAGAATAAACTCATTATTACTAAATATGGTGTTATTGATATAATTCAtaagaaaatttcaattcgCGACCCCAAAACAGGTCAAGTTTCGGAACATCCGGTGCAATTCGATGATAACGGCAACTTTATTGTCCTTTCTGGTGTTGTTGATCCCAGAACCAACCAAGTAGATAACAACTTAAGTCTCGTTCTACAAGTAGGACAAGAATTAGACCCTGAAGTGGAAGTCGTTTCTATGTGTGGAAAAGTGGACAAAAAAGGACTTGACCCCAAGTCTGCGTCACCTGTTGAAACGTCTGAAGCTTTATTCAATCCTGACAATGACAAAGTATTCACTAAATACGGTATGTTTGACCCTATTAACGAGACATTCACATTTATCGACCCCAAGACGGGCAagactgaaataaaatatggtcAACGCGATCCCAACTCTGGAGAGATTTTATTCAAGGGGGTCGTAAATCCGAAAACTGGCAAAGTCGACAACAACTTCGGTCGCACCTTCaagatacaaataaaacaagtcCCGAAGAATTATCAGTTCGACGAGAGCATAATCAACGTCACCACTCAGACTGTTTACATCTACAGCATGGTCGATCCCAAGACCGGCAAAATCGTGCAGGTGGATCCGAACGACCCACTGGTCAAGAGCGGTAACACTAAAGTAACTCAGGTGCTCACATTGTCTGGCGAAATCGATCCGGTGACCGGCAAGATTCATACCGAATGGGGACACATCGATCCACAGACTGGCGATATTGATCCCAAGACCGCCAGAAAGGACCCCGTTACCGGCGAACTGATCTTGAATTATGCTCAAATTGACCCAAACCATTTCTCAGATCTCAAGGACACGAAAGTCAAGGTAAAAACTTACACGACAACGGAGGACAGAAGCTCGGGCGAAAGCAGCGACGACGACTTGAGCGAATATGGGGTTGACAATTTACAGACATTGACTGCAAACTTGGGCATCCATAAGGGCAAAAAAGCGGCGGGACCAACAACACCGGTTATCGTTAAGACTACCACCAAGCAGATCGTGACGAAGGACAAGGACGGCGTCACTCAGAACATCGAGGAACGTGTGGAAGACGGCAGAACCGGCGAGGTCACCTACTCTACACAAATTAACAAG GCTGACGCGCCTCTCGCTGACGACGGCAAGTCGCCATTCGTGACGGCCCGGGCCGTTACCACGCGTACCGCCACCACCCACGAGGACCTCGGTACGAATGCGCGAACCCAACAATTAGAGGAGAAGACGGTAGCAACGTCGATGACGTCCAGCGCCACCAGACAAGAACAACGGACCGTCACGCAGGAGGTGAAGACCACCAGCACCGTGGTCAGCGGAGATCag CTGGGCAGACGAGGCAGCATTAGTTCGACTAGTTCAGGTGACTCCGGCACCCCGATTGACCCTCCAGACGATCCAAATCATCCTTATTACAACAGTGCTATCTACAAG